In Rutidosis leptorrhynchoides isolate AG116_Rl617_1_P2 chromosome 2, CSIRO_AGI_Rlap_v1, whole genome shotgun sequence, one genomic interval encodes:
- the LOC139889703 gene encoding uncharacterized protein produces the protein MTIDKSWIKIRHPFDPDFTSGLDAFIERCENNLNSLGKCSCPCKHCGNTVFLKPKHIKEHIILNGFEPSYTMWRYHGELPQPPEIHNTTNPLRKFLHDIELEREPNYAAEDPNDDETMYDTTATLLEDLIDSTQTELYAGSRLSSLEFLAKLTHLKVLNRWTNTSFDQLLELLVQSHPPDNTIPKSFYETKKWMRKIGLGYEAIHACKNDCCLFYKEYKDLENCPICNASRWKDERTSGKKVPNKVLLYFPVTPRLKRLYSSRYTAKDMIWHATGRCTEDGKMRHPVDGRSWREIDKRYPDFAREPRNV, from the coding sequence ATGACGATTGATAAGAGTTGGATTAAAATACGACATCCATTTGATCCTGACTTTACCAGTGGTCTTGATGCATTTATTGAGAGGTGTGAAAACAATTTGAATTCGCTCGGTAAGTGTAGTTGCCCGTGTAAACATTGTGGTAATACAGTTTTTCTTAAACCTAAACATATAAAAGAACATATTATTTTAAATGGGTTTGAACCCtcttatactatgtggcggtatcACGGTGAACTACCACAACCACCCGAAATACACAACACAACGAACCCTCTAAGAAAATTCTTGCACGATATTGAGTTGGAGCGAGAACCTAATTATGCGGCTGAAGATCCGAATGACGATGAGACTATGTATGACACGACCGCAACTCTTCTTGAGGATTTAATTGACTCCACCCAAACCGAGCTATATGCTGGTAGCAGGTTGTCCTCATTAGAGTTTTTAGCCAAGTTAACACACCTTAAGGTCTTGAATAGATGGACGAATACTTCATTCGACCAATTGTTAGAATTACTCGTACAATCACATCCTCCAGATAACACAATTCCGAAATCATTTTACGAAACCAAGAAGTGGATGAGAAAGATCGGTTTAGGGTATGAAGCTATACATGCTTGTAAGAATGATTGTTGTTTGTTTTATAAAGAATACAAAGATTTGGAAAACTGTCCAATATGTAACGCGAGTAGATGGAAAGACGAACGCACATCGGGGAAGAAAGTTCCTAATAAAGTTTTGCTTTATTTTCCAGTAACTCCAAGACTAAAACGATTGTATAGTTCTAGATACACTGCAAAAGATATGATTTGGCATGCTACTGGGCGGTGCACTGAAGATGGTAAGATGCGTCATCCGGTAGATGGTCGATCTTGGAGAGAAATTGACAAAAGATATCCGGATTTTGCACGTGAACCCAGAAATGTTTGA